In Phycisphaerae bacterium, a single window of DNA contains:
- a CDS encoding NADH-quinone oxidoreductase subunit J has protein sequence MPSLLILSLVLGAIGLFLVMPGGRTGRARVGLVTLAAAGGALAAGAVGLCAGQDGRGLFAGCALVALFAAVRVITHKRPVYSALYFVLLVVAVAALLLLMDAEFLAAALIIIYAGAILVTYIFVIMLAQQSRPAPYDAKAREPFWGCLAGFALLALLAVRLFSGTAAMPATVLAGTVEGVGTRLLTEYVIGIQLAGLLLLAALVGAIAIARRRPANETLPEGDE, from the coding sequence ATGCCGAGCCTGCTGATTCTGTCGCTGGTGCTGGGTGCGATCGGCCTGTTCCTGGTCATGCCGGGCGGGCGGACGGGCCGCGCGCGGGTGGGGCTGGTGACGCTGGCGGCGGCGGGCGGGGCGCTGGCGGCGGGGGCGGTGGGGCTGTGTGCGGGGCAGGACGGGCGCGGCCTCTTTGCGGGCTGCGCGCTGGTGGCGTTGTTCGCGGCGGTTCGGGTGATCACGCACAAGCGGCCGGTCTACAGCGCCTTGTATTTCGTACTGCTGGTCGTGGCGGTGGCGGCGCTGCTGCTGCTGATGGACGCGGAATTCCTGGCGGCGGCGTTGATCATCATCTACGCCGGCGCAATCCTCGTGACGTACATCTTCGTCATCATGCTGGCACAGCAGTCGCGGCCGGCGCCGTACGACGCGAAGGCCCGTGAGCCGTTCTGGGGCTGCTTGGCGGGGTTTGCGCTGCTGGCGCTGCTCGCGGTGCGGCTGTTCAGTGGCACGGCGGCGATGCCGGCGACGGTGCTGGCCGGGACGGTGGAGGGGGTTGGGACGCGACTGCTGACCGAGTACGTAATCGGGATTCAACTGGCCGGGCTGCTCCTGCTGGCGGCGCTGGTGGGGGCGATCGCGATTGCCCGCCGGCGGCCGGCGAATGAAACGTTGCCAGAGGGGGATGAATGA
- the nuoK gene encoding NADH-quinone oxidoreductase subunit NuoK encodes MMLVPYLLLGAVLFSLGLIGFVTRRNLIIMFLCTEMMFQGIIVNLVALGRYPLHGQPTLDGQVFALFLIAVAAAEAALGLALVVLLYRYRGTLDAGAWSALKDE; translated from the coding sequence ATGATGCTGGTTCCATACCTACTGCTCGGCGCGGTGCTGTTCAGCCTGGGGCTGATCGGCTTCGTGACGCGCCGCAACCTGATCATCATGTTCCTGTGCACGGAAATGATGTTTCAGGGCATCATCGTCAACCTGGTGGCGCTCGGGCGTTATCCGCTGCACGGCCAGCCGACGCTGGACGGTCAGGTCTTCGCGCTGTTCCTGATCGCCGTCGCGGCGGCGGAGGCGGCGCTGGGCCTGGCGCTGGTTGTGCTCTTGTATCGGTATCGTGGGACGCTGGATGCGGGTGCGTGGTCGGCCCTGAAGGACGAGTGA
- the nuoL gene encoding NADH-quinone oxidoreductase subunit L yields MPAKLYATLPFWPLLGAILAGLLVALRQRPERAHWPVVLGVAVSAVLGVTLFLDLGQHTQPSLSGGEPGVRAAAAAPAFVVAEPTRDAVPRPGFAYTLYHWISLGDRESLQSGHWISVNFYGDGLTGIMLLFVTVVSLIIVIYSIGYMRDHHGHPERGYERFFAFLGLFVFSMITLVMAGNFVLLYLGWELVGLCSYLLIGFYYGKPSAAAAAKKAFIVNRIGDFGFALGIFALYWFLKGHVQSGENPLDYAVVFKYARHLAEHQVAGMSQATLVSLLLMCGAVGKSAQFPLYVWLPDAMEGPTPVSALIHAATMVTAGIYMVARCTPIFAQSAVALDVVLTLGVIGAVLTATMALAQHDMKRILAYSTISQLAFMFVALGCRVPDSAVFHVFTHAWFKALLFLGAGSVMHAMGGVIDVRRFSGLRHVLPRTYGTMLVGCLALAGFPLLAGFWSKDEIVHAAFERHTVVGVIMLLTAGLTAYYTFRMFFLCFHGKLRLPDEAGAHVHESPGVMTVPLMLLAVGAVCAGYLGVMLAPGSGEAFLGVFQPHGFFHAYLGHSTIGHPEHGHGGMWLMYLSAVVALAGIGLAWLRFGSAPQTEPDQQLLGRVWNLWNAKYYVDEIYDAVFVRPLRNLGRLFFGTDNYGVDGIVWFVAAVPRGLAFGLHFIQRGMLQTYAVGMALGVVVLLLIWTWVS; encoded by the coding sequence CTGCCCGCCAAGCTCTACGCGACGCTGCCGTTCTGGCCGTTGCTGGGCGCGATTCTCGCCGGCTTGTTGGTCGCGCTGCGGCAGAGGCCGGAGCGGGCGCACTGGCCGGTCGTGCTGGGGGTGGCGGTGTCCGCGGTGCTGGGCGTGACCCTGTTTCTCGACCTGGGCCAGCACACCCAACCCTCCCTCTCGGGCGGCGAGCCAGGAGTCCGGGCAGCCGCGGCCGCGCCCGCGTTTGTCGTCGCGGAACCGACGCGTGACGCAGTGCCCCGTCCCGGCTTCGCGTACACGCTCTACCACTGGATCAGCCTCGGCGATCGGGAAAGCCTGCAGAGCGGCCATTGGATCAGCGTTAATTTCTACGGCGACGGCCTGACGGGCATCATGCTGCTGTTCGTCACGGTGGTCTCCCTTATCATCGTCATCTACTCGATCGGCTACATGCGCGATCATCATGGGCACCCCGAGCGTGGCTACGAGCGATTCTTTGCGTTTCTTGGCCTGTTCGTGTTCTCGATGATCACGCTGGTGATGGCCGGGAACTTCGTGCTGCTCTACCTCGGCTGGGAGCTCGTTGGCCTGTGCAGCTATTTGCTGATCGGCTTCTACTACGGCAAGCCATCGGCCGCCGCCGCCGCGAAGAAAGCGTTCATCGTCAACCGTATCGGTGACTTCGGTTTCGCGCTGGGCATCTTCGCGCTGTACTGGTTCCTGAAGGGCCATGTGCAATCGGGGGAGAACCCGCTGGATTACGCGGTGGTCTTCAAGTACGCGCGCCACCTGGCTGAGCACCAGGTCGCGGGCATGTCGCAGGCGACGCTGGTTTCGCTGCTGTTGATGTGCGGCGCGGTGGGTAAGAGTGCCCAGTTCCCGCTGTACGTGTGGCTACCCGATGCGATGGAAGGCCCGACGCCGGTGTCGGCCCTGATCCACGCCGCGACGATGGTGACCGCGGGCATCTACATGGTGGCCCGCTGCACGCCGATCTTCGCGCAGTCGGCGGTCGCGCTCGACGTGGTGCTGACGCTGGGGGTGATCGGGGCGGTGCTGACGGCGACGATGGCGCTGGCGCAGCACGACATGAAGCGCATCCTGGCGTACTCAACTATCAGCCAGCTCGCGTTCATGTTCGTCGCGCTGGGCTGTCGTGTGCCGGATTCGGCCGTCTTTCACGTCTTCACGCACGCGTGGTTCAAGGCGCTGCTGTTCCTGGGAGCCGGCAGCGTGATGCACGCGATGGGCGGCGTGATCGACGTGCGCCGGTTCAGCGGCCTGCGGCACGTGTTGCCCCGCACGTACGGGACGATGCTGGTTGGCTGCCTGGCGCTGGCGGGCTTCCCGCTGCTGGCGGGGTTCTGGAGCAAGGACGAGATCGTCCACGCGGCGTTCGAGCGTCACACGGTCGTCGGCGTCATCATGCTGCTGACCGCCGGCCTGACTGCGTATTACACGTTCCGCATGTTCTTCCTGTGCTTCCACGGCAAGCTGCGCCTGCCGGACGAGGCGGGGGCGCATGTGCACGAGTCGCCCGGGGTCATGACGGTACCGCTGATGCTGCTGGCCGTCGGCGCGGTGTGCGCGGGTTATCTCGGCGTGATGCTCGCGCCAGGGTCGGGCGAAGCCTTTCTGGGCGTGTTCCAGCCGCACGGCTTCTTCCACGCGTATCTGGGGCACAGCACAATCGGCCACCCGGAGCACGGCCATGGCGGAATGTGGCTGATGTACTTGTCAGCGGTTGTGGCGCTGGCCGGCATCGGCTTGGCGTGGCTGCGCTTCGGCTCCGCGCCGCAGACCGAACCCGACCAGCAGTTGCTCGGGCGGGTGTGGAACCTGTGGAACGCGAAGTACTACGTGGATGAGATTTATGACGCCGTGTTCGTGCGGCCGCTCCGCAACCTGGGGCGGTTGTTCTTCGGCACGGACAACTACGGGGTGGACGGCATAGTGTGGTTCGTGGCGGCGGTGCCGCGCGGGCTGGCGTTCGGGCTGCATTTCATACAGCGCGGCATGCTGCAGACGTACGCGGTCGGCATGGCCCTCGGTGTGGTCGTGCTGCTGCTGATATGGACTTGGGTGAGCTGA
- a CDS encoding NADH-quinone oxidoreductase subunit M, translated as MAALGLNLLIFLPLLAAVAVWALPERRAGVAPKLSLAVGFVTLLIAAGLFVEMPAALRGADGGRALIGETKAEWIAVGTRSDAGGDLLSGVLLRYHIGLDAISMPLVALTGLLVPLSIWCSFAAIRTRVREYYAWLLALTAGMFGVFAARDVLLFYVFFEFTLVPLYFLIGIWGGPQRRYAANKFFLFTFVGSVLTFAGIMYLALRAAQIAHSDVLDFDLMRLSSLALGQLSATEQSLLFIAFFCGFAIKVPLFPLHTWLPLAHTEAPTAGSVLLAGVLLKLGTYGFLRFSLPMVPQGALAWAQVMGGLAIAGIIYGALCCWVQRDVKKLVAYSSVSHLGFCMLGMFSLLPVGLSGSVLYMVNHGLSTGALFLVVGMIYERYHTRDLDQIGGLARQMPVMAFFFVLFVLSSIGLPGLNGFVSEFTVLFAAFNSDVLGRWYGVLGATGILLGAIYMLYATGKVLFGPVVEPAGTPDLSAGLKRDLTGREIAILSPIAALVIVLGVAPRVVTDTLDPALQVQILDRVQEAKIASAPESAAPSVAELVFVGPEPEGGRP; from the coding sequence ATGGCGGCTTTGGGACTCAACCTGCTGATCTTCCTCCCGCTGCTGGCGGCGGTCGCCGTGTGGGCGCTGCCGGAGCGGCGCGCGGGGGTCGCGCCGAAGCTGTCCCTGGCGGTCGGGTTTGTGACGCTGCTGATCGCGGCGGGGCTGTTCGTGGAGATGCCGGCGGCGCTGCGCGGCGCGGACGGCGGGCGGGCACTGATCGGCGAAACGAAGGCCGAATGGATTGCGGTGGGCACGCGCAGCGACGCCGGCGGCGACCTGCTCAGCGGCGTGCTGTTGCGCTATCACATCGGCCTGGACGCCATCAGCATGCCGCTGGTCGCACTGACCGGCCTGCTGGTGCCGCTATCCATCTGGTGCAGCTTCGCGGCGATTCGTACGCGGGTGCGCGAGTACTACGCGTGGCTGCTGGCGCTGACCGCCGGCATGTTCGGCGTGTTCGCCGCCCGCGACGTGCTGCTGTTTTACGTGTTCTTCGAGTTCACGCTGGTGCCGCTGTATTTCCTGATCGGCATTTGGGGCGGACCGCAGCGGCGGTACGCGGCCAACAAGTTCTTCCTGTTCACGTTCGTCGGTAGCGTGTTGACGTTCGCGGGCATCATGTATCTCGCGCTGCGGGCGGCGCAGATCGCGCACAGCGACGTGCTGGATTTTGATCTCATGCGGCTTTCGTCGCTGGCCCTGGGGCAACTCAGCGCGACGGAACAGTCGCTGCTGTTCATCGCCTTCTTCTGCGGCTTCGCGATCAAGGTCCCGCTGTTCCCGCTGCACACGTGGCTGCCGCTGGCGCACACCGAGGCGCCGACCGCCGGCAGCGTGCTGCTGGCCGGCGTTCTGCTGAAGCTCGGCACGTACGGCTTTTTGCGCTTCAGCCTGCCGATGGTGCCACAGGGGGCGCTGGCGTGGGCGCAGGTCATGGGTGGCCTGGCGATCGCCGGCATCATCTACGGGGCGCTGTGCTGCTGGGTGCAGCGCGACGTGAAGAAGCTGGTCGCGTATTCGTCCGTGTCACACCTGGGCTTCTGCATGCTCGGCATGTTCAGCCTGCTGCCCGTGGGCCTGAGCGGCTCGGTGCTCTACATGGTCAATCACGGCCTCAGCACCGGGGCGCTGTTCCTTGTCGTCGGCATGATCTATGAGCGTTACCACACGCGCGACCTCGACCAGATCGGCGGCCTCGCCCGGCAGATGCCGGTGATGGCGTTCTTCTTCGTGCTCTTCGTTCTATCCAGCATCGGCCTCCCGGGCCTCAACGGCTTCGTCAGTGAATTCACCGTCCTGTTCGCGGCGTTCAACTCGGATGTGCTCGGCCGCTGGTACGGCGTGCTGGGCGCGACCGGCATACTGCTTGGCGCGATCTACATGCTGTACGCGACGGGCAAGGTGCTGTTCGGCCCGGTTGTCGAGCCGGCCGGCACGCCCGATCTGTCCGCGGGTTTGAAGAGGGATCTGACTGGTCGCGAGATCGCCATCCTGTCGCCGATTGCCGCGCTCGTGATTGTGCTCGGCGTGGCGCCGCGCGTCGTTACGGACACGCTCGACCCGGCGCTACAGGTGCAGATCCTGGACCGGGTGCAAGAGGCCAAGATCGCCAGCGCGCCGGAGTCGGCCGCACCGTCGGTTGCGGAGCTGGTGTTCGTCGGGCCTGAGCCGGAAGGAGGGCGGCCATGA